One window of Gloeothece citriformis PCC 7424 genomic DNA carries:
- a CDS encoding PAM68 family protein, which produces MPSEKSRDRLPFEPRQKKKKPLKQPPLPSKPSENSAKKPNSSAIPDVVSKRMARRMAIFSGIPTALGMSSFFIFYWIVSHKWLEIPTYAVLFVSLGLFGLGVLGLSYGIFSTSWDEQRVGGWWGVQELQVNFGRTIDAWKSARKAAQEAKQAKGN; this is translated from the coding sequence ATGCCTTCTGAAAAGTCTCGGGATAGACTGCCCTTTGAACCCCGACAGAAAAAGAAAAAACCCCTAAAACAGCCCCCTTTACCCAGTAAACCGAGTGAAAACTCCGCAAAAAAACCCAATTCCAGCGCCATCCCTGATGTAGTCAGTAAACGGATGGCCCGTCGTATGGCTATATTTTCCGGCATTCCTACCGCCTTGGGAATGTCCTCCTTTTTTATTTTTTACTGGATTGTTAGTCATAAATGGTTAGAAATTCCGACTTATGCGGTTTTATTCGTAAGTCTGGGTTTATTTGGCCTAGGAGTTTTAGGATTAAGCTATGGCATCTTTTCCACCTCCTGGGATGAACAAAGAGTCGGGGGTTGGTGGGGAGTTCAAGAGTTACAAGTCAATTTTGGCAGAACGATTGACGCTTGGAAATCGGCCAGAAAAGCCGCCCAAGAAGCTAAACAAGCTAAAGGCAATTAA
- a CDS encoding tetratricopeptide repeat protein: MKKRLFLIIFSGLGSLTLIALTYQEERGINSGFFGTNPQSVTHISKKSQPTEGLNLSIAQEEKLDLEISNLVKKAIELGHYHYAQQQIKIIEDIPLKLELWRKLAHAYLSVGQTQSAYKIVNQAIELDQQNESFDPVTWVTEWILTDQQDKVQELIENLEGDEQQQAQVYLSLAQCYLEMGQLVKGVEYAQLIPSDLGFTPEDYNSLKNELLQKIIDQALPQNNLDLADQVANSFDSKIEQVIALRKLAHQYFKKGNDEEGKKKLEQALEQAKTINTVPIFVDRHTFWSEPNSNLLFGLAQDYQELGDQQKALSILDLTIKSIAQFKTQYTFDFVVWNRSQALRQVATRYLDLGEKEKAIATLELAIKEARKFKRKREILIQELLEIAQIYVKLDQEKEAFLLWEEAFNRLDVIDPKSAELVLETAKVAVLVDQAETGIELVDETQSFLMQLEIAVLAGEENLTKQLAKTKLNQLDKLPFNDDKMVMLEQMALILSENKKLALNFVEQIESPFDKAYILVAIAKKYSQKNDEKEVNTILDKAVTIAETISDAKQREKWIVETTNRLIETHEIDEDMLAQKQLTVPLHQLYLAEQLSEKNKSSKLQAQILFEITERELTEFQEEKAFKAFNKLVSTLKKNSSTQDFLRNFLQLFNLALSLNKNDFALAVAENITNKDYKIVALRQVAQKYALAGNPEKAKNILSETITITQTIENETRKQEIIQGITEQQETLESELK, encoded by the coding sequence GTGAAAAAAAGGTTATTCCTTATTATATTTTCTGGACTAGGAAGTCTGACTTTAATTGCTCTAACTTATCAGGAAGAGAGAGGAATTAATTCGGGTTTTTTTGGGACTAACCCTCAATCTGTTACCCATATTTCCAAAAAAAGCCAACCCACTGAAGGATTAAATCTTAGTATAGCGCAAGAGGAAAAACTCGACCTAGAAATTAGTAATTTAGTCAAAAAAGCGATAGAACTAGGACATTATCATTATGCTCAACAACAGATTAAAATCATTGAGGATATCCCTCTAAAACTAGAATTATGGCGTAAGTTAGCTCATGCTTACCTTTCCGTCGGACAAACTCAATCAGCGTATAAAATTGTTAATCAAGCGATTGAATTAGATCAACAAAATGAATCTTTTGATCCTGTTACCTGGGTAACAGAATGGATTTTAACCGATCAGCAAGACAAAGTTCAAGAACTTATTGAAAATTTAGAGGGAGATGAACAACAACAAGCGCAAGTTTATCTAAGTTTAGCTCAATGTTACTTGGAAATGGGTCAACTCGTTAAAGGGGTTGAATATGCTCAATTAATTCCCTCTGATCTGGGATTTACTCCGGAAGATTATAACAGTCTCAAAAACGAATTATTACAAAAAATTATCGACCAAGCTTTACCCCAAAATAATTTAGACTTGGCAGATCAAGTTGCTAATAGCTTCGATAGCAAAATAGAACAAGTTATAGCTTTAAGAAAACTTGCTCATCAGTATTTTAAGAAGGGCAACGATGAAGAGGGAAAAAAGAAATTAGAGCAAGCTTTGGAGCAAGCAAAAACTATTAATACTGTTCCGATTTTTGTAGATCGTCATACGTTTTGGAGTGAACCTAATTCTAATTTATTATTTGGACTAGCTCAAGATTACCAAGAATTAGGAGATCAACAGAAAGCTTTAAGTATTCTCGATTTAACGATCAAATCTATCGCCCAGTTTAAAACTCAATATACCTTTGATTTTGTCGTTTGGAATAGAAGTCAAGCGTTACGCCAAGTCGCTACTCGTTATCTAGATCTAGGGGAAAAAGAAAAAGCGATCGCTACTTTAGAATTAGCGATTAAAGAAGCCAGAAAATTTAAAAGAAAACGAGAGATTTTAATTCAAGAATTACTAGAAATCGCCCAAATTTATGTCAAACTAGACCAAGAAAAAGAAGCCTTTTTACTCTGGGAAGAAGCCTTTAATCGGTTAGATGTTATTGATCCTAAATCCGCAGAATTAGTATTAGAAACCGCTAAAGTCGCTGTTTTAGTCGATCAAGCAGAAACAGGAATAGAACTTGTAGACGAAACCCAATCTTTTTTAATGCAGTTAGAAATTGCTGTTTTAGCAGGGGAAGAAAACTTAACGAAACAATTAGCCAAAACTAAATTAAATCAACTCGATAAATTACCGTTTAATGATGATAAAATGGTCATGTTAGAGCAAATGGCGTTGATTTTGTCAGAAAATAAAAAACTAGCTTTAAATTTTGTCGAACAAATAGAAAGTCCTTTTGATAAAGCTTATATTTTAGTAGCGATCGCTAAAAAATATTCTCAAAAAAATGACGAGAAGGAAGTTAATACTATTTTAGATAAAGCGGTGACTATTGCTGAGACTATATCTGACGCAAAACAAAGAGAAAAATGGATTGTAGAAACCACTAATCGATTGATTGAAACTCATGAAATAGATGAAGATATGTTAGCACAAAAACAGTTAACTGTTCCTCTCCATCAACTCTATTTAGCTGAACAACTGAGCGAAAAAAATAAGTCATCCAAACTCCAAGCTCAAATTTTATTTGAAATCACTGAACGAGAACTTACAGAATTCCAAGAGGAAAAGGCTTTTAAGGCTTTTAATAAACTGGTTTCAACCCTGAAAAAAAACTCATCAACTCAAGACTTTTTGAGAAATTTTCTCCAATTATTTAACTTAGCTTTAAGCTTAAATAAAAATGATTTTGCTTTAGCGGTAGCAGAAAATATAACCAATAAAGATTACAAAATAGTTGCTCTGCGTCAAGTCGCCCAAAAATATGCTTTAGCTGGAAATCCAGAAAAAGCTAAAAACATCTTATCCGAAACGATTACAATCACTCAGACAATAGAAAATGAAACTCGAAAGCAAGAAATCATCCAGGGAATAACCGAACAACAAGAGACACTCGAATCTGAACTGAAATGA
- a CDS encoding bifunctional orotidine-5'-phosphate decarboxylase/orotate phosphoribosyltransferase, producing MSFFEKLETAIAHNQSLLVVGLDPNPEMMPFSEEIGDNSDVLIPRLWEWLNLIIEETSDLVCAYKPTLGFYQALGIKGLELLLKVLDAIPKTIPIILDAKHGDLNTSTVFARTIFEQWQVDAVTLTPYAGLDHVASFLVYPDKGVFILCHTSNPGATNLQEYPTADNPFYLQVVREAQTWGANEQIFLEVGTTKPEVINNIRNCATERIILLRSIWEQKHNFKQILTAGLTVEGNGLLIPVPQDLLSHPNIKQEINALREDINQIRTGVKKEELREQLWTPNLCFLEQHPHQNLILQLFDIGCILFGEYVQASGATFSYYIDLRPIISNPQLFHQVLQAYAEILETLTFDRIAGIPYGSLPTATGLSLLLHHPMIYPRKEVKAHGTRRPVEGTFHPGEKVVVVDDILITGKSAMEGAEKLKSVGLNVEDIVVFIDHEEGVKDKLKNNGYNAYSVLSISEITQTLYEAGRINEQQYHSLTEKH from the coding sequence ATGAGTTTTTTTGAAAAATTAGAAACGGCGATCGCCCACAATCAAAGTTTACTCGTTGTCGGACTCGATCCCAACCCAGAAATGATGCCTTTTTCCGAAGAAATCGGCGATAATTCTGATGTTTTGATTCCCCGTTTATGGGAATGGTTAAACTTGATTATTGAAGAAACCTCTGATTTAGTTTGTGCCTATAAACCTACCCTAGGGTTTTATCAAGCTTTAGGAATTAAAGGATTAGAATTACTCTTAAAGGTACTGGATGCCATCCCTAAAACTATCCCCATTATTTTAGATGCTAAACATGGAGATCTCAATACTAGCACAGTTTTTGCTCGGACTATTTTTGAACAATGGCAAGTAGATGCTGTCACCTTAACTCCTTATGCCGGATTAGATCATGTCGCTTCTTTTTTAGTGTATCCTGATAAGGGAGTTTTTATTTTATGTCATACCTCTAATCCCGGAGCAACGAATTTACAAGAATATCCAACGGCTGATAATCCTTTTTATTTACAGGTGGTTAGAGAAGCGCAAACTTGGGGAGCAAACGAACAAATCTTTTTAGAAGTGGGAACAACTAAACCGGAAGTCATTAATAATATTCGCAATTGTGCCACAGAAAGAATTATTCTTCTCCGTAGTATTTGGGAGCAAAAACATAATTTCAAACAGATTTTAACCGCCGGGTTAACTGTAGAAGGAAATGGATTATTAATTCCCGTTCCTCAAGATTTATTAAGTCACCCCAATATTAAGCAAGAAATTAACGCTTTACGAGAAGACATTAATCAAATTAGAACTGGAGTTAAAAAAGAAGAGTTGAGAGAACAATTATGGACTCCTAACCTTTGTTTTTTAGAGCAACATCCCCATCAAAATTTAATTTTACAATTATTTGATATTGGCTGTATTTTATTTGGGGAATATGTTCAAGCTTCTGGGGCGACTTTTTCTTATTATATTGATTTACGCCCGATTATTTCTAATCCTCAACTGTTTCATCAAGTCCTTCAAGCTTATGCAGAAATTCTCGAAACTTTAACCTTCGATCGCATTGCGGGTATTCCCTATGGTTCTTTACCGACAGCAACCGGTTTATCTTTACTTTTACATCATCCCATGATTTATCCCCGTAAGGAAGTGAAAGCTCATGGAACTCGCCGCCCCGTTGAAGGAACTTTTCATCCAGGGGAAAAAGTTGTCGTTGTCGATGATATTTTAATCACCGGTAAAAGTGCGATGGAAGGGGCAGAAAAATTAAAATCCGTCGGGTTAAATGTCGAGGATATTGTTGTGTTTATCGATCATGAAGAAGGGGTAAAAGATAAACTCAAAAATAATGGCTATAATGCTTATTCTGTTCTATCTATCTCTGAAATTACCCAAACTCTTTATGAAGCCGGTAGAATCAATGAACAGCAATATCACTCTTTAACTGAAAAACATTAA
- a CDS encoding ATP adenylyltransferase family protein — MSEKTIILESGTLWTKVREQTQKALELGALQPILTDSEFIKQDDITFLVRIVSNLTRKDKAQKQSQDNKEFNPFLPYDEDLFVCDISQTHLCLLNKYNVIDYHLLIVTRLFEEQDTWLTRQDFEALWATLAEIDGLAFYNGGKLAGASQRHKHLQLIPLPLAATEDKIPISPVIASTIFESDVIGKSPMFPFVHAIAQFNRDWLNSPVEAAEKSLHLYYQLLKTVGLIEDEIKSQKQTAPYNLLATREWMMIVPRSLDSFQSISVNSLGFAGALLARNSEQMQLIKELKPLTILQNVALNF, encoded by the coding sequence ATGAGCGAAAAAACGATTATTCTTGAATCCGGCACTTTATGGACAAAAGTCAGAGAGCAAACCCAAAAAGCTCTAGAACTTGGCGCACTTCAACCGATTCTGACAGACTCTGAATTCATTAAACAAGATGATATCACTTTTTTAGTCAGAATTGTTAGTAATCTCACTCGCAAAGATAAAGCTCAAAAGCAATCTCAAGACAACAAAGAATTTAATCCGTTTCTTCCCTATGACGAGGATTTATTTGTCTGTGACATTTCTCAGACTCATTTGTGTTTATTAAATAAATACAATGTTATAGATTATCATTTGCTCATCGTCACTCGCCTATTTGAAGAACAAGATACCTGGTTAACCCGACAAGATTTTGAGGCTTTGTGGGCAACTTTGGCAGAAATTGATGGGTTAGCTTTTTATAATGGGGGTAAACTAGCAGGAGCAAGTCAACGACATAAACATTTACAATTAATTCCCCTCCCTTTAGCCGCGACAGAGGATAAAATACCGATTTCTCCGGTTATTGCTTCTACTATTTTTGAGTCAGATGTAATTGGCAAAAGTCCTATGTTTCCCTTTGTTCATGCTATCGCTCAATTCAATCGGGATTGGCTCAATTCTCCTGTGGAAGCCGCCGAAAAAAGTTTACACTTATATTATCAATTACTTAAAACCGTTGGATTAATTGAAGATGAAATTAAAAGTCAGAAGCAAACAGCCCCCTATAATCTTTTAGCCACAAGAGAGTGGATGATGATCGTTCCTCGCTCTCTCGACTCTTTTCAGTCAATTTCTGTCAATTCTCTCGGTTTTGCCGGAGCTTTATTAGCTCGAAATTCTGAGCAAATGCAGCTTATTAAAGAGCTTAAACCCTTAACGATTCTTCAAAATGTAGCCCTAAATTTTTAA
- the aroF gene encoding 3-deoxy-7-phosphoheptulonate synthase, whose amino-acid sequence MIIVMKVGSPEEEITRVSQEFTDWGLIPEKIIGKHKVVIGLVGDTADLDPLQIQEVSPWIETVLRVEKPFKRASLEYRHGEYSDVIVPTPDGLVTFGRNSPVAIVAGPCSVENEAMIVETARRVKAAGAQFLRGGAYKPRTSPYAFQGHGESALGLLAAAKEETGLGIITEVMDAADLEKIAEVADVIQVGARNMQNFSLLKKVGAQPKPVLLKRGMSATIDEWLMAAEYILAAGNPNVILCERGIRTFDGQYTRNTLDLSVLAVLHTLTHLPIMIDPSHGTGKAEYVPTMAKAAIAGGTDSLMIEVHPNPAKALSDGPQSLTPERFDRLMEELAVIGKAVGRWSQPAVALV is encoded by the coding sequence ATGATTATAGTAATGAAGGTGGGTTCTCCAGAGGAAGAAATTACTCGGGTTAGTCAAGAATTCACAGACTGGGGACTTATACCCGAAAAAATTATTGGGAAACATAAAGTCGTGATTGGATTAGTCGGTGATACTGCTGATCTCGATCCTTTACAAATCCAAGAAGTTAGTCCTTGGATTGAAACCGTGTTAAGGGTCGAAAAACCGTTTAAACGAGCCAGTTTAGAATATCGTCACGGGGAATACAGTGATGTTATCGTTCCTACTCCTGATGGGTTAGTGACCTTTGGCCGTAATTCTCCTGTGGCGATCGTTGCTGGCCCTTGTTCGGTGGAAAATGAAGCGATGATTGTCGAAACCGCCAGACGGGTTAAAGCCGCCGGGGCGCAATTTCTCCGAGGTGGCGCGTATAAACCCCGAACTTCTCCCTATGCTTTCCAAGGCCATGGGGAAAGTGCCCTCGGATTACTGGCCGCGGCTAAAGAAGAAACCGGTTTAGGTATCATTACTGAAGTGATGGATGCTGCCGATCTCGAAAAAATCGCCGAAGTGGCCGACGTGATTCAAGTCGGGGCGAGAAATATGCAAAATTTCTCCCTTCTGAAAAAAGTCGGGGCGCAACCTAAACCGGTTTTACTGAAGCGGGGAATGTCCGCCACCATTGATGAATGGTTGATGGCCGCTGAGTATATTCTGGCAGCCGGCAACCCCAATGTCATTCTCTGTGAGCGGGGAATTCGCACCTTTGATGGTCAATACACTCGCAATACCCTTGATTTATCCGTTTTAGCGGTACTTCATACCTTAACTCACCTCCCGATCATGATCGATCCCTCTCACGGGACAGGTAAGGCTGAATATGTGCCGACTATGGCCAAAGCAGCGATCGCCGGGGGAACAGATTCGTTAATGATAGAAGTTCATCCCAACCCGGCTAAGGCGTTGTCTGATGGGCCTCAATCCCTCACTCCAGAACGGTTCGATCGTTTGATGGAAGAACTCGCTGTTATTGGTAAGGCGGTGGGACGTTGGTCACAACCTGCGGTAGCTTTGGTTTAA
- a CDS encoding CIA30 family protein — MIQNSSRKWDIGRFFQTLNYFEVIPFFSCLQRLFTSDDKSKTVHLGEKKMGTILVAGATGGVGKRVVRRLLDNNYPVRALVRDSHKAREILGDKVELFEGDLTLKETLTSKLMDDVSAVICCTGVRVQPVEGDTPGREKYYQGIKFYLPEVVDSPEMVEYEGIKNLLEVAQKSLKYKLPERTIFDFTNPTLELKESWGAVDDVVMGGVSQSNIKLIRNRAVFSGNVSTDNNGGFASVRTRNFEPPLDLSDYDGIELRVQGDGKRYKFILRCEGKWDGIGYCYSFDTIYNFTQTIQIPFADLIPVFRAKTVPEAGNFDASKIYSMQLMLSKFEYNGGLNPRFSPGLFGIEIESIKAYGGKPKPQFIMISSAGVTRPGRPGINLEEEPPAVRMNDQLGGILTWKLRGEEVIRSSGLSYTIVRPCALTEKPADKGLIFDQGDNLKGQVSREAIAQLCVEALELPSACNKTFEVREEDQPKNNSNWQDLLSQLTPDSI, encoded by the coding sequence ATGATACAAAATAGTTCCCGAAAATGGGATATTGGGAGATTTTTCCAAACCTTGAATTATTTTGAGGTGATTCCTTTTTTCAGTTGCTTACAACGATTGTTTACAAGTGATGATAAAAGTAAAACGGTACATTTAGGAGAGAAGAAGATGGGAACAATTTTGGTAGCTGGTGCAACTGGAGGGGTTGGTAAACGAGTCGTTCGTCGTCTATTAGACAATAATTATCCCGTCCGCGCCTTAGTTAGAGATAGTCACAAAGCTAGGGAAATATTAGGGGATAAAGTAGAACTCTTTGAGGGGGATCTAACTCTTAAGGAAACCTTAACATCAAAATTAATGGATGATGTTAGCGCGGTTATTTGTTGTACAGGAGTGCGAGTTCAACCGGTGGAGGGGGATACTCCTGGGCGAGAAAAATATTATCAAGGCATTAAATTTTATCTACCCGAAGTCGTAGATAGTCCTGAAATGGTCGAATATGAAGGGATTAAAAATTTGCTCGAAGTCGCTCAAAAGTCTTTAAAATATAAACTGCCAGAAAGAACGATATTTGATTTTACTAACCCAACTCTGGAATTAAAAGAAAGTTGGGGAGCAGTGGATGATGTGGTGATGGGAGGAGTGAGTCAAAGTAATATCAAATTGATCCGGAATCGGGCGGTTTTTTCCGGCAATGTTTCAACGGATAATAATGGAGGGTTTGCCTCTGTTCGGACTCGGAATTTTGAACCCCCTTTAGATTTATCGGATTATGACGGAATTGAATTAAGAGTTCAAGGGGACGGAAAACGATATAAATTTATCCTTCGCTGTGAGGGAAAATGGGATGGAATCGGCTATTGTTACTCGTTTGATACTATCTACAATTTTACCCAAACCATTCAAATCCCCTTTGCTGATTTAATCCCGGTTTTTCGGGCTAAAACTGTCCCAGAGGCGGGAAATTTTGATGCCAGTAAAATTTATTCAATGCAATTAATGTTGAGTAAATTTGAATATAATGGCGGACTTAATCCCAGATTTTCTCCCGGATTGTTTGGGATCGAAATTGAATCGATCAAGGCGTATGGAGGTAAACCAAAACCTCAGTTTATTATGATTAGTTCGGCAGGAGTCACTCGTCCGGGTCGTCCAGGGATTAATTTAGAAGAAGAACCCCCCGCCGTCAGAATGAATGATCAATTAGGAGGTATTTTAACCTGGAAATTACGAGGAGAAGAGGTTATTCGGTCTAGCGGGTTAAGTTATACTATCGTTAGACCCTGTGCTTTAACGGAAAAACCGGCGGATAAAGGATTAATCTTTGACCAGGGAGATAATCTCAAAGGACAAGTTAGTCGGGAAGCCATCGCACAATTATGTGTCGAAGCTTTAGAACTTCCCAGTGCTTGTAATAAGACTTTTGAAGTGAGGGAAGAAGACCAACCCAAAAATAATAGTAATTGGCAAGATCTATTGAGTCAACTAACTCCTGATTCTATCTAG
- a CDS encoding RNA recognition motif domain-containing protein, whose amino-acid sequence MAIYVGNLYYEVTQDELREVFAEYGTVSRVYLPVDRETGRMRGFGFVEMSTDAEEDTAIETLDGAEWMGRQLKVNKARPRENDNNRGSGGGYRKNNNYSRRGGEY is encoded by the coding sequence ATGGCGATTTATGTTGGTAACCTATACTATGAGGTAACACAAGACGAATTACGCGAGGTTTTTGCGGAATACGGTACAGTTAGCCGGGTTTATTTGCCTGTAGACCGGGAAACCGGACGGATGCGAGGTTTTGGGTTTGTGGAAATGTCCACAGACGCAGAAGAAGATACTGCGATCGAAACTTTAGACGGGGCTGAATGGATGGGTCGTCAGCTTAAAGTTAATAAAGCAAGACCTCGGGAAAACGATAATAACCGGGGTTCTGGTGGCGGATATCGCAAAAATAATAATTATTCTCGTCGTGGTGGCGAATATTAA
- the rpsO gene encoding 30S ribosomal protein S15 has product MALTQTRKQEIINQYQAHGTDTGSADLQVALLTERINQLTTHLQANPKDHASRRGLLQLIGRRRGLLSYIQKKDFQRYQDLIGRLGIRR; this is encoded by the coding sequence ATGGCCTTAACACAAACTCGTAAACAGGAAATCATCAACCAATATCAAGCTCACGGAACAGATACCGGTTCAGCCGACTTACAAGTCGCTCTCCTGACCGAACGCATTAACCAACTCACGACCCATCTACAAGCTAACCCTAAAGATCATGCCTCTAGACGGGGACTTTTACAACTGATTGGTCGTCGCCGAGGCTTATTATCCTATATTCAAAAGAAAGATTTCCAGCGCTATCAAGATTTAATTGGTCGTTTGGGAATTCGCCGTTAA
- a CDS encoding universal stress protein, which produces MSLFTKNRVLVPIDFSEASFHALEETLAFVEQPVNVYVLHVLTPLSAIEPGVMWDRVNDHSRIDNVKKAFSQRCQGMMDRGIHFDVVMGDPGGEIVSYAQKHNIELIVIPSHGRTGLSRLLLGSVAERVARCSHCPVLILRRHKDK; this is translated from the coding sequence ATGAGTTTATTTACTAAAAATCGAGTTTTAGTTCCGATCGATTTTTCTGAAGCTTCATTTCACGCGCTGGAAGAAACATTAGCTTTTGTGGAACAGCCGGTTAATGTATATGTTCTTCATGTGTTAACTCCCCTTTCTGCTATTGAACCAGGGGTAATGTGGGACAGGGTTAACGATCACAGTCGGATAGACAATGTTAAAAAAGCGTTTTCCCAGAGATGTCAGGGAATGATGGACAGAGGGATTCATTTTGATGTGGTTATGGGTGATCCAGGTGGAGAAATTGTTAGCTATGCTCAGAAACATAATATCGAGTTGATTGTCATTCCTTCTCATGGACGTACTGGGTTAAGTCGTTTGTTATTGGGATCTGTCGCTGAAAGGGTTGCCCGATGTTCCCATTGTCCCGTATTAATTTTGCGAAGACACAAAGATAAGTGA
- a CDS encoding CVNH domain-containing protein codes for MKKTLPLLRIAFTLLLALCFFLNVVPGKAWATGEFSASCTNVTISHNDDSNPDTIGTPILSASCQNLDGSYVETTLDLNPYIGNGDGILSWAGDKNNFGLSCYDLEISNTGMLTGMCFKDIKRVDGKLVIPNPKEIEASINLNAHIANLDGTLKYE; via the coding sequence ATGAAAAAAACCTTACCATTGTTGAGAATTGCCTTTACCTTATTGTTAGCATTGTGCTTCTTTTTAAATGTAGTTCCTGGCAAAGCATGGGCAACGGGTGAATTTAGCGCAAGCTGTACCAATGTTACTATTAGTCATAATGATGACTCTAACCCAGATACCATAGGAACACCAATTTTGTCCGCCTCGTGCCAAAACCTAGACGGTTCTTATGTAGAAACCACCCTTGACTTGAATCCCTATATTGGCAATGGAGATGGAATCTTATCCTGGGCGGGAGATAAAAACAATTTTGGATTATCTTGTTATGATTTAGAGATATCTAATACTGGGATGCTAACCGGTATGTGTTTCAAAGATATTAAAAGAGTTGATGGTAAGCTAGTTATTCCCAACCCTAAAGAGATTGAAGCCTCTATTAACTTAAATGCTCATATCGCTAACCTTGACGGCACTCTAAAATACGAATAA
- a CDS encoding crossover junction endodeoxyribonuclease RuvC, with amino-acid sequence MSQRWLGLDPGIARIGWAVLDNDEQTTPILLDYGTIETSKQCPTPQRLLEIETDISELLSEFKPEKVAIEMPFFSRQIKAAGGVIQALGVLNLVIYRELKIIPILLHQSSWKCHLDHGRATKEEVAEVIQSIFHLETLPIDDTVDAIAIAYAGLCGVRNQIN; translated from the coding sequence ATGAGTCAAAGATGGCTAGGCTTAGATCCAGGAATAGCGAGAATTGGGTGGGCTGTATTAGATAATGATGAACAAACCACCCCAATTTTATTAGATTATGGGACAATTGAAACCTCTAAACAATGCCCGACTCCTCAACGATTATTAGAAATTGAAACCGATATTTCTGAACTTTTAAGTGAATTTAAACCGGAAAAAGTAGCGATTGAAATGCCCTTTTTTAGTCGCCAAATTAAAGCCGCCGGTGGGGTGATTCAAGCTCTTGGGGTCTTAAATTTGGTCATCTATCGAGAGCTTAAAATTATCCCGATTTTACTACATCAATCCTCTTGGAAATGCCATTTAGATCACGGACGCGCCACTAAAGAAGAAGTCGCCGAAGTGATTCAATCTATTTTTCACTTAGAAACTCTTCCGATTGATGATACCGTTGACGCGATCGCAATTGCTTACGCTGGCCTGTGTGGCGTGAGAAATCAAATTAATTAA